From Bos mutus isolate GX-2022 chromosome 5, NWIPB_WYAK_1.1, whole genome shotgun sequence, one genomic window encodes:
- the CREBL2 gene encoding cAMP-responsive element-binding protein-like 2: protein MDDSKVVGGKVKKPGKRGRKPAKIDLKAKLERSRQSARECRARKKLRYQYLEELVSSRERAICALREELEMYKQWCMAMDQGKIPSEIKALLTGEEQSKSQQNSSRHMKAGKTDANSNSW from the exons GTGGTTGGAGGTAAAGTGAAGAAGCCCGGCAAACGTGGTCGAAAGCCAGCCAAAATTGACTTGAAGGCAAAACTCGAGAGGAGCCGGCAGAGTGCAAGAGAATGCCGGGCCAGGAAAAAACTGCGGTATCAGTATTTGGAAGAATTGGTATCCAGCCGGGAAAGAGCCATTTGTGCTCTTAGAGAGGAACTGGAAATG taCAAGCAGTGGTGCATGGCAATGGACCAAGGTAAAATCCCTTCTGAAATAAAGGCCCTACtcactggagaagagcagagcaaATCTCAGCAGAACTCAAGCAGGCACATGAAAGCTGGGAAGACAGACGCTAACAGCAACTCCT GGTGA
- the GPR19 gene encoding probable G-protein coupled receptor 19 codes for MNMVFAHRMDNSKPPLVVPTLLVPLHNHSCAETTTPLPSRDLTELSPEHSWRSNRTDPQYGPNPGEVATASIFFGALWLFSIFGNSLVCLVIHRSRRTQSTTNYFVVSLACADLLVSVASTPFVLLQFSTGRWTLGSAMCRAVRYFQYLTPGVQIYVLLSICIDRFYTIVYPLSFKVSREKAKKMIAASWIFEATFVTPVLFFYGSSWDSHCDYFLPSSWEGTAYTVIHFLVSFVIPCILIILFYQKVIKYIWRIGTDGRTVRRTMNIVPRTKVKTIKMFLILNLLFLLSWLPFHVAQLWHPHERDYKKSSLVFTAITWISFSSSASKPTLYSIYNANFRRGMKETFCMSSMKCYRSNAYTITTSSRMAKKNYVGISEIPPSARTITKDSIYDSFDREAKGKKLAWPINSNPPNTFV; via the coding sequence ATGAATATGGTTTTTGCTCACAGAATGGATAACAGCAAGCCACCTTTGGTTGTTCCTACACTGCTGGTGCCTCTTCACAACCACAGCTGCGCAGAGACGACCACCCCTCTGCCGAGCCGAGACCTGACAGAGCTCTCCCCAGAGCACAGCTGGAGGAGCAACAGAACAGATCCACAGTACGGACCGAACCCTGGGGAAGTGGCCACAGCCAGCATTTTCTTTGGGGCCCTGTGGTTGTTTTCTATCTTTGGCAATTCCCTGGTGTGTCTGGTCATCCACCGCAGCAGGAGGACTCAGTCCACCACCAATTACTTTGTGGTGTCCCTGGCATGCGCTGACCTTCTGGTCAGCGTGGCCAGCACGCCTTTTGTCCTGCTGCAGTTCTCCACCGGCCGCTGGACCCTGGGCAGCGCCATGTGCAGGGCGGTACGTTACTTTCAGTATCTCACCCCAGGTGTCCAGATCTACGTGCTCCTGTCCATCTGCATAGACCGGTTCTACACCATCGTCTACCCACTGAGCTTCAAAGTGTCCAGAGAGAAAGCCAAGAAGATGATCGCCGCATCCTGGATCTTCGAGGCGACCTTTGTGACCCCTGTGTTGTTCTTCTACGGCTCCAGCTGGGACAGCCACTGCgactatttccttccctcctcctgggaAGGAACCGCCTACACTGTCATCCATTTCTTGGTGAGCTTTGTGATTCCGTGCATCCTCATAATCTTATTTTACCAGAAGGTCATAAAATACATTTGGAGAATCGGCACTGATGGCCGGACAGTGAGGCGGACCATGAACATTGTCCCAAggacaaaagtgaaaacaatcaAGATGTTCCTTATTTTAAATCTGCTCTTTTTGCTCTCCTGGCTGCCTTTTCATGTCGCTCAGCTGTGGCACCCCCATGAACGAGACTATAAGAAAAGTTCCCTTGTGTTCACTGCTATCACGTGGATATCCTTTAGTTCCTCAGCCTCTAAACCTACTCTGTATTCCATTTATAATGCCAATTTTAGGAGAGGCATGAAAGAGACTTTCTGCATGTCCTCGATGAAGTGTTACCGAAGCAATGCCTATACTATCACAACCAGTTCAAGGATGGCCAAAAAAAACTATGTCGGCATCTCAGAAATCCCTCCATCGGCCAGAACTATAACCAAAGACTCGATCTATGATTCATTTGACAGGGAAGCCAAGGGAAAAAAGCTTGCTTGGCCCATTAATTCAAATCCGCCAAATACTTTTGTCTGA